From a single Novipirellula caenicola genomic region:
- a CDS encoding PRC-barrel domain-containing protein, translating into MKATLRYAILTIALAALSFDVASAQEARNQDRDVARNRDRANVGQLDDKTQGTTIRVSQLIGYNIQNSQGESVGEIKDIVLDARTGKVRYAAVTYGGFLGMGNKLFAVPFEAFRVQVDPDELDEGDGIDSDDYVLILNVTKEQLEGQQGFDEDNWPNMADRAWARDLDKRYNVNRNEDAKDRMLRENRQNRVNRENRGNRANREDVETDNQ; encoded by the coding sequence ATGAAGGCAACATTACGATATGCGATTTTGACAATCGCATTAGCCGCGTTGTCGTTTGACGTGGCATCGGCACAGGAAGCTCGCAACCAAGATCGTGACGTCGCTCGCAATCGCGATCGAGCCAACGTAGGCCAGTTGGATGACAAGACGCAAGGGACCACGATCCGAGTCAGCCAATTGATCGGCTACAACATCCAAAACTCGCAAGGCGAAAGCGTGGGCGAGATCAAGGATATTGTGCTCGACGCAAGGACGGGCAAGGTCCGCTACGCGGCCGTCACGTATGGTGGATTTTTGGGCATGGGCAACAAACTGTTTGCCGTTCCCTTTGAAGCGTTTCGGGTGCAGGTCGATCCCGATGAACTGGACGAGGGTGACGGCATCGATTCGGACGACTATGTCTTGATCTTGAACGTTACCAAGGAACAGCTCGAAGGCCAGCAGGGATTTGATGAGGACAATTGGCCCAACATGGCTGACCGAGCATGGGCCCGCGATCTGGACAAGCGATACAACGTCAACCGTAACGAAGACGCCAAGGATCGCATGTTACGCGAAAACCGCCAGAATCGTGTGAATCGCGAGAACCGCGGAAACCGTGCGAATCGCGAAGACGTCGAAACCGACAACCAATAG
- a CDS encoding CAP domain-containing protein — translation MWRFQSCFLMLCVAIAPSSARSADPSPDDTLIQQVEQAIVKQTNEFRSKHDLNEVTRDENLTKSASDFAAFMARTGKYGHNADGQTPAQRAKAAGYTYCVIRENIAYRTNTGDVTAESLIDIFVQGWIDSPPHRENMLAEYVTDTGVAVATTDGVTYYAVQLFGRPKSRAIKITIRNESAELKTVISEANDSQDEIEMPPRTIIKMTRCFPTTLWLKDTDAEMRLTESSELLLTDEGIQRK, via the coding sequence ATGTGGCGATTCCAATCCTGTTTTCTCATGCTGTGTGTTGCCATTGCGCCGTCATCCGCGAGATCAGCAGATCCATCGCCGGACGACACATTGATCCAGCAAGTCGAACAGGCGATCGTCAAACAGACGAATGAATTTCGCAGCAAGCATGATCTCAACGAGGTGACCCGCGACGAAAATCTAACGAAGAGCGCCTCGGATTTCGCAGCCTTCATGGCACGAACTGGCAAGTACGGCCATAATGCGGATGGGCAAACGCCGGCCCAACGCGCCAAAGCAGCTGGCTATACCTACTGTGTCATTCGCGAAAACATTGCCTATCGCACCAATACCGGCGACGTCACTGCCGAAAGTTTGATTGACATTTTTGTACAGGGGTGGATTGATTCGCCGCCTCACCGTGAAAACATGCTGGCAGAATACGTCACCGACACCGGGGTCGCTGTCGCCACGACCGACGGCGTCACCTATTACGCCGTCCAGTTGTTTGGACGCCCCAAATCGCGAGCGATCAAGATCACGATTCGCAATGAATCCGCCGAACTGAAGACCGTGATCAGCGAGGCCAATGACAGCCAGGACGAGATCGAGATGCCGCCTCGGACGATCATCAAAATGACTCGCTGTTTCCCCACCACGCTCTGGCTAAAGGACACCGATGCAGAAATGCGATTGACCGAATCGAGCGAGTTGCTGCTGACCGACGAGGGAATCCAGAGAAAATAG
- a CDS encoding sigma-54 dependent transcriptional regulator — MPSVLVIDDDRAILALTEKALSTIADVETAATAKEGLEKLRAGAFDTVLLDIQLPDQNGLAVYCEIREYDRRIPVVFMTVEAASSTAIEAMQLGAFDYIGKPLSVEPLRDLIEKAIEQRQISSVPVAISADDKSPGESGELFIGRSPAMLSVFKAIGKVSKQDVPILIRGESGTGKELVARALYQYSHRSDEIFLAVNCAALPDNLLESELFGHEKGAFTGAESRRIGKFEQCNGGTLFLDEIGDMAPSVQAKVLRVLQEQRFERVGGNKELTTDVRIIAATNRPLEQMVADGDYREDLLYRLNGVTIELPPLRERLSDVPALVQFFMAQAKKEFNKPDLEGLSPEAAELFEGYHWPGNVRQLRAVIRRCVLDTVMPVITPDGLPKEITRIKAVDNAPGGAPASPETLDGAGLPQLVKRLLAEKSTDVYAEATQYMEKYVITEVLKSTGGNQSQAAEILGITRGKLRDRITTFDISLTSNVQIG; from the coding sequence ATGCCCAGCGTTCTGGTCATTGATGACGATCGCGCAATTTTAGCGCTGACCGAAAAGGCACTCTCAACGATTGCGGATGTTGAAACCGCAGCGACCGCCAAAGAAGGTCTTGAAAAATTACGTGCCGGTGCGTTCGATACCGTGTTGCTTGACATTCAATTGCCAGACCAAAACGGGTTGGCGGTTTACTGCGAGATCCGAGAATACGATCGCCGTATCCCGGTGGTCTTTATGACCGTCGAAGCGGCCAGTAGCACCGCGATCGAAGCGATGCAGCTCGGTGCGTTTGACTACATCGGAAAACCTTTGTCGGTCGAACCGCTTCGTGATCTAATCGAAAAGGCGATCGAACAACGCCAAATCAGCAGCGTTCCGGTGGCAATCAGTGCTGATGACAAGTCACCTGGAGAATCAGGCGAGCTGTTCATTGGCCGATCGCCAGCCATGCTGAGTGTTTTCAAAGCAATCGGAAAAGTCAGCAAGCAAGACGTCCCGATTTTAATCCGCGGCGAGAGCGGAACCGGTAAAGAGTTGGTTGCGCGTGCGTTGTATCAATACAGTCACCGCAGCGACGAAATTTTCTTGGCGGTCAACTGCGCAGCGCTTCCCGACAATCTGCTTGAAAGCGAATTGTTCGGACATGAAAAGGGAGCGTTCACGGGGGCCGAATCACGACGGATCGGTAAGTTCGAACAATGCAACGGCGGCACGCTGTTTTTGGACGAAATCGGCGACATGGCCCCTTCGGTTCAAGCCAAGGTGCTGCGTGTATTGCAGGAACAGCGATTCGAGCGAGTCGGTGGAAACAAAGAGCTGACAACGGACGTGCGAATCATCGCGGCGACGAACCGGCCGCTTGAACAGATGGTCGCCGATGGCGATTACCGCGAAGACCTACTGTACCGATTGAACGGAGTCACGATTGAACTGCCGCCGCTTCGCGAGCGGCTAAGCGACGTCCCTGCCCTTGTACAGTTTTTCATGGCACAGGCAAAGAAAGAGTTCAACAAACCCGATCTTGAAGGCTTGTCTCCCGAGGCGGCAGAGTTGTTCGAGGGCTACCACTGGCCTGGCAACGTGCGTCAATTGCGAGCCGTGATTCGCCGATGCGTGCTGGATACCGTGATGCCGGTCATCACGCCAGACGGATTGCCAAAGGAAATCACGCGAATCAAGGCCGTCGACAACGCCCCCGGTGGTGCTCCAGCGTCCCCGGAAACGCTCGATGGTGCCGGTTTGCCGCAGTTGGTTAAACGGCTGCTGGCCGAAAAATCGACCGACGTCTATGCCGAAGCGACGCAGTACATGGAAAAGTACGTGATCACCGAAGTGCTGAAATCGACGGGCGGCAATCAAAGCCAGGCGGCTGAGATCCTGGGAATCACGCGTGGAAAACTGCGAGACCGAATCACGACGTTCGACATCTCGTTGACCAGCAACGTGCAAATCGGCTAG
- a CDS encoding DUF1269 domain-containing protein, translating into MSEKCLIAEFNNSEKFRTAIEVLETADFTTEEVSIVTHASDENLSELRQATETNESGLSAEKTTAASTLAGGTLGAALGTMTMIGPMLVAGPIVGMAAGAVGGSLMSAVSRWGIEHDVAAQYEAKVRDGSVLVIVTGDAIRVNEAAAMLRTVPPTSLEQFDK; encoded by the coding sequence ATGAGTGAGAAATGTTTGATTGCCGAGTTCAACAACAGCGAAAAATTCCGTACCGCAATCGAAGTGCTCGAAACCGCAGATTTCACGACCGAGGAAGTTTCGATCGTGACCCACGCTTCGGATGAAAATCTATCAGAGCTGCGGCAAGCGACTGAGACGAACGAAAGTGGATTGTCGGCCGAAAAGACAACCGCCGCTTCCACGTTGGCGGGCGGGACGCTCGGAGCGGCGCTGGGCACGATGACCATGATCGGACCGATGTTGGTCGCCGGGCCGATCGTTGGCATGGCGGCCGGAGCGGTGGGCGGCAGTCTGATGAGTGCCGTCAGTCGCTGGGGAATCGAGCACGATGTCGCCGCTCAATACGAGGCTAAGGTCCGCGACGGTTCTGTGTTGGTCATCGTTACCGGAGACGCGATCCGGGTGAATGAAGCCGCGGCGATGCTGCGAACCGTACCGCCAACTTCGCTCGAACAATTCGACAAATAG
- a CDS encoding zinc ribbon domain-containing protein, whose amino-acid sequence MDAQTDNAPLNQVPCPHCGKHVDDRAVACPQCGEKIYVEHPGDITPTRHSQIDFPGESNESLQPNAPEIKDDRR is encoded by the coding sequence ATGGATGCTCAAACCGATAACGCTCCGCTGAACCAAGTGCCGTGTCCTCATTGCGGGAAACACGTGGATGACCGAGCGGTCGCGTGCCCGCAGTGCGGCGAAAAAATCTATGTCGAACACCCTGGTGATATCACCCCCACGCGGCACTCGCAGATTGACTTTCCGGGCGAGTCAAATGAGTCGCTGCAGCCCAATGCGCCCGAGATTAAGGATGACCGTCGATGA
- a CDS encoding pyridoxamine 5'-phosphate oxidase family protein: protein MDKHEKLIDLISEFDHAMLVTRSASGTLGSRPMAVAQMEDDGDLWFVTDRNSGKVADLMLDDDVAVTMQGSNKFVSLSGKAHAVDDQAKIDELWNEAWKVWFPEGKSSPSLVLLRVEPTRGEYWDNSGASGLKYLVKAGKAYLQGERPEKDASINASVSM, encoded by the coding sequence ATGGATAAACACGAAAAACTAATTGATCTGATCTCCGAGTTTGATCACGCGATGCTCGTGACCCGTTCGGCCAGCGGAACGCTCGGTTCTCGACCGATGGCGGTCGCTCAAATGGAAGACGACGGAGATCTGTGGTTTGTGACCGATCGAAATTCGGGCAAAGTCGCCGACCTGATGCTTGATGATGACGTCGCGGTGACGATGCAAGGATCCAATAAATTTGTCTCGCTTTCGGGCAAGGCACATGCCGTGGATGATCAAGCCAAAATCGACGAGCTATGGAACGAAGCCTGGAAGGTGTGGTTTCCCGAAGGCAAATCGAGCCCATCGCTTGTGCTGCTGCGGGTCGAGCCGACACGCGGCGAGTACTGGGATAACTCAGGAGCGAGCGGATTGAAGTACCTCGTTAAAGCCGGAAAGGCCTACCTGCAAGGCGAGCGGCCCGAGAAGGATGCTTCGATCAATGCATCGGTTTCGATGTAA
- a CDS encoding type 1 glutamine amidotransferase domain-containing protein, which translates to MSKKTLSGKRIAFLATDGFEQVELTQPWQAIKEAGAEVVLVSPKKGEIQGMNHDEKADTFKVDKAVDSVSAEDFDGLVLPGGVANPDTLRMCEDSVSFVRDFFKQHKPVAAICHGPWTLIEADVVRGRRVTSWPSLKTDLKNAGADWVDEECVCDEGLVTSRNPDDLPAFCDKAIEEFAEGKHAEQTA; encoded by the coding sequence ATGAGCAAGAAGACACTCAGCGGAAAACGAATCGCGTTTTTGGCCACCGATGGTTTTGAACAAGTGGAACTCACCCAGCCTTGGCAGGCCATCAAGGAGGCCGGGGCCGAAGTCGTGCTCGTCTCGCCAAAGAAAGGCGAGATCCAAGGCATGAATCACGACGAAAAAGCAGACACGTTCAAGGTTGACAAGGCTGTCGATTCGGTTTCGGCCGAAGACTTTGACGGATTGGTTTTGCCAGGCGGCGTGGCCAATCCCGACACGCTGCGAATGTGTGAGGATTCGGTCAGTTTTGTCCGCGATTTCTTCAAGCAGCACAAGCCAGTGGCCGCGATTTGCCACGGGCCATGGACCCTGATTGAAGCCGACGTTGTTCGCGGTCGCCGCGTCACGTCGTGGCCAAGTTTGAAAACGGATCTGAAAAATGCGGGGGCGGATTGGGTCGACGAGGAATGCGTGTGCGATGAAGGGCTGGTCACCAGTCGCAACCCCGATGATTTGCCCGCGTTCTGTGACAAGGCGATCGAAGAGTTTGCCGAGGGCAAGCACGCCGAGCAAACGGCGTGA
- a CDS encoding PAS domain S-box protein, whose protein sequence is MKQSDRSNLESVIADLKRELEATRLDLQRSIQEMESTNEELRASNEELQSMNEELLSTNRELHASQEQLATREAQLRTITDAIPPAFAFVDRDMRYRFSNAAHAAHWQHSIDEIVGKNVVDVIGEKTFREIQPYLIDAFNGLQQTYEMQLTFPGVCGKRTKEVTYVPQKNPDGSIGGCHVVLMDITERKRTEQELRESRRELAVGVEVAKLGLGRVDFRSNSVALTAEAAAMYGISDNAITISRDKFHQTYHPDDREEVVQLVQACLNSHGDGHCDLEHRIVMPSGEVRWINARKQVSFDSSVNPPIATTAILAAQDITDRKRAELNLAFLSDLQSQLNAISSVSELMQLAAQQTAEYLGLSRCLLVQFDENAQYADIVYEHPSESQPSLLGKHLVKDFHSQAEREKLLAGKQFYLGDTQHPDQDPDIAAKFREYQIGAFCNSAYVTEQRIRFVVSALKSHAYQWRPDELNLLQEIANRICVLIERARAETELADRENHLRRVIDNTVAMIGILDREGNLLEANQTALRAGGLQRDEVIGKPFWECHWWNYDDDVATQLREEFARAINGETTRHDVVIRIGQDDRTTIDFMLAPIRDADGKITYVIPSGVDIKDRKAAEDLVRHNAAQLADKQAKLIALLADYERAESKLQVLFDNGYYYTGIIELDGTTTDINEIALRQLGASRDETIHRRIWDCPWWGNNEEVKQKLRDGLRLAAVGKVYREDLPFWLPDGTERIIDFIFTPARDQHGEVVFVVANGSDVTEVRHGQEELRKREQHLKLSLQAGRLGTWEWNPTTDQIKWSEELQSIFGMSETRQNISFDDILQSIHPEDREDAAQHLRSVVQGSESSYRFDCRIVREDNGKTSWVENLGLISRNKAGIAKLVTSITRDVTERKQTELALAEGKERLTMALRAGGMAVWEWSDEGVFWEDSMYELLGLSPECKRNVHTLMQVIHPDDLKRMSHAWRQTVNGNASLDEEFRVLRPDGSVHWIAGVGERVLGDNGESNRILGLIWDITEQRELQDSLQEARAQAEAASESKSEFLANMSHEIRTPMTAILGYIDLIAEQIEHPEALEHVRTIRCNGDFLLDIINDILDLSKIEAGKLDIASERFSPNRLIEDVRSIMEVRATEGGLNLDVDYEGEIPSEVVSDPKRLKQILINLVGNAIKFTPSGEVRLRIRYQPEDQRLRIDIVDTGIGMKPEQLTRLFKPFTQGDSSVTRHFGGTGLGLAISQRLAKMLGGTISVDSVEGQGSTFSLTIATGDIRGVDMIKPMTMIQPDRDEEPMASITLHCSVLVVDDRRDIRFLSKAMLTKAGATVDEAEDGVIAIKKVKSRLDQGQSYDLILLDMQMPKLDGYQTAEKLRRMGFSGPIIALTADAMQGDMSRCIEQGCNDYLSKPIHKATMLQMVSRYVGSISN, encoded by the coding sequence ATGAAGCAGAGCGACCGATCGAATCTGGAATCCGTCATTGCGGATTTGAAACGCGAACTCGAAGCGACTCGTTTGGACCTTCAGCGGTCGATCCAGGAAATGGAATCGACCAACGAGGAACTCAGGGCTTCCAACGAAGAACTGCAGTCGATGAACGAGGAGTTGTTGTCGACAAATCGAGAGTTGCATGCGAGCCAAGAACAACTCGCCACACGTGAAGCTCAACTGCGAACGATTACCGATGCGATTCCACCGGCATTTGCGTTTGTCGATCGTGACATGCGATACCGCTTTTCGAATGCCGCTCATGCTGCGCATTGGCAACATTCGATTGACGAGATCGTGGGCAAAAATGTTGTCGACGTGATCGGCGAGAAGACGTTTCGAGAAATTCAACCTTATCTAATCGATGCGTTCAACGGGTTACAGCAAACCTATGAGATGCAACTGACTTTCCCAGGCGTCTGCGGCAAACGAACCAAGGAAGTAACCTACGTACCGCAAAAAAACCCCGATGGCAGCATCGGCGGATGCCACGTGGTGTTGATGGACATCACCGAACGCAAACGCACGGAACAAGAATTACGGGAATCACGTCGAGAGTTAGCGGTCGGTGTCGAGGTGGCTAAGTTGGGGCTAGGACGCGTTGATTTCCGCAGCAACAGCGTTGCATTGACCGCCGAAGCAGCCGCGATGTACGGCATCAGTGACAACGCGATCACGATCTCACGAGATAAATTTCATCAAACCTATCACCCCGATGACCGTGAAGAGGTCGTACAACTCGTCCAAGCCTGTCTCAATTCGCATGGCGATGGCCACTGCGATCTTGAACACCGAATTGTCATGCCCAGCGGTGAAGTGCGTTGGATCAACGCCCGAAAACAGGTTTCGTTTGACAGCTCGGTTAATCCGCCGATCGCGACCACGGCTATCTTGGCGGCACAAGACATCACCGACCGCAAACGAGCGGAATTGAACCTTGCATTCCTTTCCGATTTACAATCACAGCTCAACGCGATTTCGTCGGTTTCGGAATTGATGCAATTGGCAGCGCAGCAAACCGCCGAGTATCTCGGACTGTCGCGTTGCTTGTTGGTTCAATTCGACGAGAATGCCCAATACGCTGATATCGTCTACGAACATCCAAGCGAATCGCAACCATCGCTGTTGGGCAAGCATTTGGTCAAGGATTTTCATTCGCAAGCCGAACGCGAAAAGTTGCTCGCCGGTAAACAGTTCTATCTCGGCGATACGCAGCATCCGGACCAAGATCCTGACATCGCGGCGAAATTCCGCGAGTATCAAATCGGTGCATTTTGCAACTCGGCCTACGTGACCGAACAACGCATTCGGTTTGTGGTTTCGGCGTTGAAATCACACGCGTACCAATGGCGGCCAGATGAGCTGAACTTATTGCAGGAAATCGCCAATCGCATCTGTGTCCTCATTGAACGCGCACGGGCGGAAACGGAATTAGCCGATCGCGAGAACCACCTCCGCCGCGTGATCGACAACACGGTTGCAATGATTGGCATTCTGGATCGCGAAGGCAATTTGCTCGAAGCCAATCAAACCGCGCTTCGCGCCGGCGGATTGCAGCGAGATGAGGTGATCGGCAAACCGTTTTGGGAATGCCACTGGTGGAACTACGACGACGACGTGGCAACGCAACTACGCGAGGAATTTGCCCGGGCCATCAACGGCGAAACCACCCGGCACGACGTCGTCATTCGAATCGGCCAGGACGATCGCACGACGATTGATTTCATGTTGGCGCCGATTCGTGATGCGGACGGAAAGATCACCTATGTCATTCCGTCGGGCGTGGACATCAAAGACCGCAAGGCCGCTGAGGATTTGGTCCGCCACAATGCGGCCCAATTGGCTGACAAGCAAGCCAAACTGATTGCGCTGCTGGCCGACTACGAACGCGCCGAGAGCAAACTGCAGGTGTTGTTTGACAACGGCTATTACTACACCGGCATCATTGAACTTGACGGAACGACCACCGATATCAACGAAATTGCATTGCGACAACTTGGTGCATCGCGTGATGAGACCATCCATCGACGGATCTGGGATTGCCCGTGGTGGGGCAACAACGAAGAAGTCAAACAAAAGCTCCGCGATGGATTGCGTTTAGCTGCGGTGGGCAAAGTCTATCGCGAGGACTTGCCGTTTTGGTTGCCCGATGGGACCGAGCGAATCATCGACTTCATTTTCACTCCGGCGCGCGACCAGCACGGCGAGGTGGTGTTTGTCGTTGCCAATGGCAGCGACGTGACCGAGGTGCGACACGGACAAGAAGAACTGCGGAAGCGTGAACAGCATTTGAAATTGTCGCTGCAAGCGGGGCGGCTGGGAACATGGGAATGGAACCCCACCACCGACCAAATCAAATGGTCCGAGGAACTGCAGTCCATTTTTGGGATGAGCGAAACGCGACAGAACATCTCGTTTGACGACATCCTGCAGAGCATCCATCCCGAGGATCGCGAGGACGCCGCTCAGCACTTGCGATCGGTCGTGCAAGGCAGCGAATCATCGTACCGGTTTGATTGCCGCATCGTTCGCGAAGACAACGGCAAAACGAGCTGGGTCGAAAACTTGGGGCTGATCAGTCGCAACAAAGCGGGCATTGCCAAATTGGTGACCAGTATCACGCGAGACGTCACCGAACGAAAACAAACGGAATTGGCGCTTGCCGAGGGCAAAGAACGGCTGACGATGGCGCTGCGTGCAGGCGGAATGGCGGTGTGGGAATGGAGTGACGAAGGGGTGTTTTGGGAAGATTCGATGTATGAGCTGCTTGGACTCTCGCCGGAGTGCAAACGCAACGTCCACACGTTAATGCAGGTCATTCACCCGGACGACCTGAAACGAATGAGCCACGCTTGGCGTCAAACGGTCAACGGCAACGCAAGTCTTGATGAAGAATTCCGCGTCCTTCGCCCTGATGGGTCCGTCCACTGGATTGCCGGTGTGGGCGAACGAGTGCTTGGCGACAACGGAGAATCCAATCGAATCCTGGGGTTGATCTGGGACATCACCGAGCAGCGTGAATTGCAAGATTCATTGCAAGAAGCTCGGGCTCAAGCGGAAGCCGCCAGCGAATCGAAGAGTGAATTTCTAGCGAACATGAGCCATGAAATTCGCACTCCGATGACAGCGATCCTTGGCTACATTGATTTGATCGCCGAACAGATCGAGCATCCGGAGGCACTCGAACATGTTCGCACGATCCGTTGCAACGGCGATTTCCTGCTTGACATCATAAATGACATCTTGGATTTGTCAAAAATCGAAGCCGGCAAACTGGACATCGCTTCGGAGCGGTTTTCGCCCAATCGATTGATCGAAGACGTTCGTTCGATCATGGAAGTGCGGGCGACCGAGGGTGGCTTGAATCTGGACGTCGACTATGAGGGTGAAATCCCTTCGGAAGTCGTCTCGGACCCGAAGCGTTTGAAGCAAATCTTGATCAATTTAGTCGGCAACGCGATCAAGTTCACTCCTAGCGGAGAGGTGCGTTTGCGAATCCGCTACCAGCCGGAGGATCAGCGATTGCGGATTGACATTGTCGACACCGGAATCGGCATGAAACCCGAGCAGTTAACACGCTTGTTCAAACCATTCACGCAGGGCGACTCGAGCGTCACACGCCATTTTGGTGGAACGGGACTCGGATTGGCGATCAGTCAACGATTAGCCAAAATGCTTGGTGGAACGATTTCGGTTGACAGCGTCGAAGGCCAAGGCAGCACGTTTTCATTGACCATTGCCACCGGCGATATCCGAGGCGTCGACATGATCAAACCGATGACGATGATCCAGCCCGACCGGGACGAAGAACCGATGGCGTCGATCACACTGCATTGTTCCGTTTTAGTGGTCGATGACCGCCGCGACATTCGCTTTTTAAGTAAGGCAATGTTAACCAAAGCGGGCGCCACCGTGGACGAAGCCGAAGACGGAGTGATCGCGATCAAGAAAGTGAAAAGTCGGCTTGACCAGGGACAATCATACGATTTGATCCTGCTGGATATGCAGATGCCTAAACTGGATGGTTACCAAACCGCGGAAAAACTTCGCCGGATGGGGTTTTCGGGCCCCATCATCGCGCTGACTGCCGACGCAATGCAGGGGGACATGAGCCGATGTATCGAACAGGGCTGTAACGATTATCTTAGCAAACCGATTCACAAAGCCACGATGTTACAGATGGTAAGCCGTTATGTTGGTTCAATATCCAATTGA